CTAGGAGCGAACTCGGTTCTTGAAGCATTACTTTTCGGTCGTTTTGTGGGAAAAACAATGGTCGATGAAGTTGATGCTATTGCACTGCGCGAAGCAAGTGAGGCAGATGCTACACGTATGGTGAGTGAAATGGAGTGGGCATTAAGTAATCACGGTCAAGAGTCTGTTAGTGTTTTACGTGAAGAATTACAACAATCGATGACCGATAATGCCGGTGTTTTCCGTACAGCAGAAACGTTAATGGCTCAAATGGCTATCTTAGATGATTTGTGCAAACGTTATAAAAACATCAGTATCAAAGATAAATCAAAAATTTTCAATACCGAACTCCAAGAAGCAATTGAATTTGGGCACATGCTTGATTATTCTCTCTTTATCGTTGCGAGCGCGCTTGCTCGACAAGAGAGCCGTGGAGCACACTTCCGTGAAGATTTCCCAACACGTGATGATGAAAAATTTTTGAAACACACCATGGCATACATGGATACAAACGGACAAATTTCCCTTGACTACATGGATGTCACCCTTGGCAAACATGAAGTTAAAGCACGATCTTATTAAGGAGTACGACGATGGATGCACTTACATCACAAAAGGTGACGTTTAAGGTTTTTCGTTTTAACGAAGAGACCGATTATCTCCCATATTTCAATACTTATACCCTAGACGTTACTCACGAAGAGGTTGTCTTAGACATATTAAACCGTATTAAATGGGATCACGACGGTTCATTGTCGTATCGCCGAAGTTGCCGCCACGGTATTTGTGGGGTTTGTTCGATAAAAGCAAACGGAAAAGGGATTCTTGCCTGTAAAACCCGTTTGTTTGACCTTGTCGAAACATTCGGAAATGAAATCACCTTTGAACCGCTTAGTACTAAACGAGCTATCAAAGATTTGATTATCGATAAAAAAGATTTCTGGGATAAACACGCGGCGGTAAATCCTTATATTACCGGTGAGATTGATGAAAATCCGGTTCAAGAGCATTTGGTAAGTCCTCTTGATGCTGAAAAACTGCTCGAAGCTGATTATTGTATCCAATGCGGTGCATGTCACTACTCATGTCCTGCGGTTGCCATTAATGAAGAGTATTTCGGGCCTGCGGCGTTTGCAGCAGCCTACCGTTTTTCTGCCGATGTCCGTGATGAAGATTCACTAGAGCGTCTACACCTCGTTAATCAAGAAGCAAGCGGTGTTTGGGATTGTGTTAAATGTATGGAGTGTGCGGAGGTTTGTCCTAAAGAGGTTAACCCTATTGAGAAAATAACCAAGCTCCATAATATGGTTTTTGAAGCAAATATTGCTAAAAACAATGTTGCGACTCGACACGCTGTCGGTTTTGCTCACTCTATTGCCAAACACGGTTTGTTGGATGAGGGAGAGTTAGTACGTTACTCTGAGGGGAATATCGGTGTCCTAAAACATGTTCCTGTTGCACTCAAAATGTTTAGTAAAGGCAAAATTGTCTTGCCATGGAATATGCCAAAAGCAGATAAATTAGACGAGATCAAAAAACTTGTCAAGTCATCATCAACTGTAAAGTTTTAGGAGTTAGAGATAATGAAACAATTAAAATACGCACTTTTTACCGGTTGTACTGCTAAAGAGAGTACTCCTGAACAGATGATGTCAACCCTAGCAGTAGCAAAAAAGCTTGGGATAGAACTCATAGAACTCACCGAAGCTTCATGTTGCGGTGCTTCTCACCTACAAGATTACGATGATTTTCTATCGTTAGTTTTAAATGCACGTAACATCGCGTATGCAGAAAAACATGCTCTTACGATGGTGACTATCTGTAATACCTGTCAGCTAAATACGGCAATGACCAAACACAGACTCGATCACAATGCAGAACTCAAAGCAAAAGTGAATGAAAAACTCGCCGAAGTAGGTTTAGAATACAAAGGGACTTCACAAATTACCCATTTCTTATACGCACTTATCGATGATTTCGGTTTGGATAAAATCAAAGAGATGGTGGTTAAACCGTTAAGCCAATTTAACATTGCACCGTTTTATGGATGTCATAATATCCGCCCATCAGAACTTCAAAACGAGACACATAAAGGTCATGAAAGTGCCTACACTCCAACATCACTCGATGATCTTATCGTCGCATGCGGCGGTTTGAGTGTCGATTATGTGGAGAAAACCAAATGTTGCGGTTTCCATGCTGAACTTCAAGCACCACGTACCGCTGCCGTTCTCACTGGAAATGCCGTTGCGGGTGCTATGGATGCGAATGCCGATTGGATGGTAACGCCGTGTCCATTGTGTCACCTAAAACTCGATACTCAAACACACCATGCCTCAGTTGCCATCGGTCGTGATGTATCACTACCGGTTCTTCATATGCAACAAATGGTAGGATTGGCTCTTGGATGTACATCTGAAGAACTTGGTCTCAAACACCACGTAACGAAAGTCGATTTCGTTTAATCCCCTCAATTCTCAAGATTTTATCTCCCCTCTCCCACTCTTTGAGTGGGAATATATACCCAATAAATAGGGTCAGGTATTCAATCTTTACTTTTTACTACACCACAAATCAACCCTGCTGAGAGATTTAGATGCTTTGCAATACTACTTTGAGTATATCCGTCTCTAAAAGCTCTGATAATAGCTTCATTACGTTCTTGTTTGGATGTTACCTCATTCAATAGATGCAGTGCCTCTAAAAGCGACAACTTTACGATCACCAACTTGTAACAATGCCATTTGCAAACCAGTTGTCGAGGTTGAAGAAAAAGCCAATACATCTCCGCCTACTACTAAATTGCTATAAACTTTACTTGCTAAATTCGCCCCTTGTAATGCTGTTATTGATACCATTTTATTTTTCTCCTTGTTTAATTATTTTCATTGGTTCTGCTATTTGTTGAAAATTGACTTCAAACTCTTTTTGTGAATCAGGAAGGAATATGGCTACAAACGCACCAGCACCATCAGTTTCCGGTGCACTAATATCTTGTACTGAATCCTCACAAAAATAGCGAGTATAATCACTTGAAGCATGATACTCATAATTGCAAACAAAATTTAATGGGCTTTTTGCTTTTATTAAATTGTTTCCAATCTGA
Above is a window of Sulfuricurvum sp. DNA encoding:
- a CDS encoding succinate dehydrogenase/fumarate reductase iron-sulfur subunit, whose product is MDALTSQKVTFKVFRFNEETDYLPYFNTYTLDVTHEEVVLDILNRIKWDHDGSLSYRRSCRHGICGVCSIKANGKGILACKTRLFDLVETFGNEITFEPLSTKRAIKDLIIDKKDFWDKHAAVNPYITGEIDENPVQEHLVSPLDAEKLLEADYCIQCGACHYSCPAVAINEEYFGPAAFAAAYRFSADVRDEDSLERLHLVNQEASGVWDCVKCMECAEVCPKEVNPIEKITKLHNMVFEANIAKNNVATRHAVGFAHSIAKHGLLDEGELVRYSEGNIGVLKHVPVALKMFSKGKIVLPWNMPKADKLDEIKKLVKSSSTVKF
- a CDS encoding CoB--CoM heterodisulfide reductase iron-sulfur subunit B family protein; the encoded protein is MKQLKYALFTGCTAKESTPEQMMSTLAVAKKLGIELIELTEASCCGASHLQDYDDFLSLVLNARNIAYAEKHALTMVTICNTCQLNTAMTKHRLDHNAELKAKVNEKLAEVGLEYKGTSQITHFLYALIDDFGLDKIKEMVVKPLSQFNIAPFYGCHNIRPSELQNETHKGHESAYTPTSLDDLIVACGGLSVDYVEKTKCCGFHAELQAPRTAAVLTGNAVAGAMDANADWMVTPCPLCHLKLDTQTHHASVAIGRDVSLPVLHMQQMVGLALGCTSEELGLKHHVTKVDFV